In Balaenoptera ricei isolate mBalRic1 chromosome 4, mBalRic1.hap2, whole genome shotgun sequence, the following are encoded in one genomic region:
- the HPS3 gene encoding BLOC-2 complex member HPS3 isoform X2 — translation MVQLYNLHPFGSQQVVPCKLEPERFCGGGRDALFVAAGCKVEVFAVAGQELCQPRCAFSTLGRVLRLAYSEAGDYLVAIEEKNKATFLRAYVNWRSKRTENSRVCIRMVGHDVEAPFSETFRDQMSIVEMPLSEAPLCISCCPVKGDLLVGCTNKLVLFSLKYQIINEEFSILDFERSLIIHIDNITPVEISFCIGYVAVMSDLEVLILKLESDPKNGESVNHHPRKTNNPVKLSEDISNETLQLESDDFVICQKPMELLGEKSQQSGVSVTLESTGLADEKIKYFHVQHLLYRRFAPDISSYVLSDDIKLHSLQLLPIYQTGSLTSERKNSSQEKELLSLFCFFSLPHVGYLYMVVKSVELMSVYQYPEKSQQAVLTPQFLHVITSNNLQCYTVRCSAAAAREEDPYVDTTLKACPPVSMDVCALRIQLFIGLKAICHFKNHVILLTKADPETIPERRESPKRLLSRKGTSVNLKTPPVAEAGWNLYIVNTISPVQLYKEMVDYSNTYKTAKTQSCIHLLSEAHLLVRAALMDASQLEPGEKAELLEAFKESCGHLGDCYSRLDTQYSHLALPYYKMSGLSVAEVLARVDWAVEDGSQKYERGLIFYINHSLYENLDEELSEELAAKVVQMFYVAEPKQLPHILCSPSMKNIDPLTAISYLRKLDTSGFSSVLVTLTKAAMALKMRDLDMHRNEMKSHSEMKLVCGFILEPRLLIQQRKGQTVPTEFAVHLKETQPGLLVASVLGLQKNNKIGIEEADSFFKVLCGKDEDTIPQLLVDFWEAQLVACVPDVVLQELFFKLTSQYIWRLSKRQSPDTTPLRTSEDLINTCSHCGLISPWVSVLTSSESLADKNYMEDLSKLQVFKKGILGLPWCHGG, via the exons GAGACTATTTGGTAGCaattgaagagaaaaacaaagctacGTTTCTACGTGCTTATGTGAACTGGAGAAGTAAAAGGACTGAAAACTCCCGAGTGTGTATCCGAATGGTCGGACATGATGTGGAGGCACCCTTCAGTGAAACCTTCAGAGACCAGATGTCTATTGTGGAAATGCCGCTTTCTGAGGCTCCCCTGTGCATTTCCTGTTGCCCTGTGAAAGGAGACCTTCTTGTTGGCTGCACAAATAAGTTAGTTTTATTTAGTTTGAAGTATCAGATCATTAATGAAGAATTCTCAATATTGGACTTTGAACGTTCTTTAATTATCCATATAGATAATATCACCCCTGTTGAAATTTCTTTTTGTATTGGATATGTCGCTGTCATGTCAGACTTAGAAGTTTTAATCCTAAAACTGGAGTCAGACCCCAAAAATGGAGAGAGTGTTAACCACCATCCACGTAAGACCAACAATCCAGTGAAACTGTCAGAAG acatcAGTAATGAAACTTTGCAGCTTGAGTCAGATGATTTTGTTATCTGCCAAAAGCCCATGGAACTTCTTGGTGAAAAAAGCCAACAGTCTGGAGTATCTGTTACGCTGGAGTCAACAGGATTAgctgatgaaaaaataaaatatttccacgTTCAGCACCTGCTCTACAG ACGTTTTGCTCCTGATATTTCATCCTATGTCTTGTCGGATGACATCAAGTTGCATTCACTTCAGCTGCTACCCATTTACCAAACAG GGTCTCTTACTTCTGAGAGAAAAAATTCATCTCAGGAAAAAGAGTTGCTGagcctcttttgttttttctcattacCTCATGTGGGCTATCTGTACATGGTTGTCAAATCTGTTGAATTAATGTCAGTCTACCAGTATCCTGAGAAGTCTCAGCAGGCGGTGCTCACACCACAATTTTTGCATGTCATCACGAG taACAACCTGCAGTGTTACACAGTGCGGTGCAGTGCGGCGGCCGCTCGGGAGGAGGACCCGTATGTGGACACCACCCTGAAG gcTTGCCCACCTGTCAGTATGGATGTCTGCGCTTTAAGAATACAGCTTTTCATAGGCTTGAAAGCCATCTGTCACTTTAAAAACCACGTTATACTTCTGACCAAGGCAGACCCTGAAACAATTCCAGAGAGAAGAGAGTCACCCAAGAGGCTTCT ttcTAGAAAAGGTACCAGTGTTAATCTCAAAACACCTCCTGTAGCTGAGGCTGGGTGGAATTTGTATATTGTGAATACGATCTCACCAGTGCAACTGTACAAAGAAATG GTAGACTACAGTAACACCTACAAGACTGCAAAAACGCAGAGCTGCATCCACCTTCTCAGCGAGGCTCACCTGTTAGTGAGAGCTGCCCTGATGGATGCCAGTCAGCTGGAACCTGGAGAAAAAGCAGAGCTTTTAGAAGCATTTAAAGAAAGCTGTGGGCACCTTGGAGACTGCTACAGCAG GCTTGACACCCAGTATTCCCACCTCGCCTTGCCATACTATAAGATGTCTGGTTTGTCTGTGGCTGAAGTTTTGGCCCGAGTGGACTGGGCAGTAGAGGATGGATCGCAGAAATACGAGAGGGGATTAATCTTTTACATTAATCATTCACTTTATGAAAACCTGGATGAAGAATTAAGTGAA GAATTGGCAGCAAAAGTGGTTCAGATGTTTTATGTCGCTGAGCCGAAGCAACTGCCCCATATTCTCTGTAGTCCTTCTATGAAGAATATTGATCCTTTAACTGCCATAAGCTATTTAAGGAAGCTGGATACTTCTGGATTTTCATCAGTCTTAGTGACGTTGACCAAGGCAGCAATGGCTTTGAAAATGAGAGATCTTGACATgcacagaaatgaaatgaaaagccaTTCAGAG ATGAAGTTGGTATGTGGCTTCATTCTGGAACCTCGGCTATTgattcaacagaggaaaggacagACTGTTCCAACTGAATTTGCAGTTCACTTGAAGGAGACTCAGCCTGGATTGCTTGTGGCTTCAGTCCTTGGCTTACAGAAGAACAACAAAATTGGAATTGAAGAAGCAGATTCCTTCTTTAAG GTGCTTTGTGGTAAAGATGAAGATACGATTCCTCAGCTCTTAGTAGACTTTTGGGAAGCTCAGCTGGTAGCATGTGTCCCGGATGTGGTACTTCAGGAGCTCTTTTTCAAGCTCACATCACAGTACATCTGGAGATTATCTAAGAGGCAGTCACCTGACACCACACCATTGAGAACATCAGAGGACCTG atAAACACCTGTAGTCATTGTGGCTTAATCAGTCCGTGGGTTAGTGTCTTAACATCATCCGAATCCTTGGCtgataaaaattatatggaaGACCTTTCAAAATTACAG GTATTTAAAAAGggtatcttgggacttccctggtgtcacggtggttaa
- the HPS3 gene encoding BLOC-2 complex member HPS3 isoform X3: protein MVQLYNLHPFGSQQVVPCKLEPERFCGGGRDALFVAAGCKVEVFAVAGQELCQPRCAFSTLGRVLRLAYSEAGDYLVAIEEKNKATFLRAYVNWRSKRTENSRVCIRMVGHDVEAPFSETFRDQMSIVEMPLSEAPLCISCCPVKGDLLVGCTNKLVLFSLKYQIINEEFSILDFERSLIIHIDNITPVEISFCIGYVAVMSDLEVLILKLESDPKNGESVNHHPRKTNNPVKLSEDISNETLQLESDDFVICQKPMELLGEKSQQSGVSVTLESTGLADEKIKYFHVQHLLYRRFAPDISSYVLSDDIKLHSLQLLPIYQTGSLTSERKNSSQEKELLSLFCFFSLPHVGYLYMVVKSVELMSVYQYPEKSQQAVLTPQFLHVITSNNLQCYTVRCSAAAAREEDPYVDTTLKACPPVSMDVCALRIQLFIGLKAICHFKNHVILLTKADPETIPERRESPKRLLSRKGTSVNLKTPPVAEAGWNLYIVNTISPVQLYKEMVDYSNTYKTAKTQSCIHLLSEAHLLVRAALMDASQLEPGEKAELLEAFKESCGHLGDCYSRLDTQYSHLALPYYKMSGLSVAEVLARVDWAVEDGSQKYERGLIFYINHSLYENLDEELSEELAAKVVQMFYVAEPKQLPHILCSPSMKNIDPLTAISYLRKLDTSGFSSVLVTLTKAAMALKMRDLDMHRNEMKSHSEMKLVCGFILEPRLLIQQRKGQTVPTEFAVHLKETQPGLLVASVLGLQKNNKIGIEEADSFFKVLCGKDEDTIPQLLVDFWEAQLVACVPDVVLQELFFKLTSQYIWRLSKRQSPDTTPLRTSEDLINTCSHCGLISPWVSVLTSSESLADKNYMEDLSKLQVLLRFLW from the exons GAGACTATTTGGTAGCaattgaagagaaaaacaaagctacGTTTCTACGTGCTTATGTGAACTGGAGAAGTAAAAGGACTGAAAACTCCCGAGTGTGTATCCGAATGGTCGGACATGATGTGGAGGCACCCTTCAGTGAAACCTTCAGAGACCAGATGTCTATTGTGGAAATGCCGCTTTCTGAGGCTCCCCTGTGCATTTCCTGTTGCCCTGTGAAAGGAGACCTTCTTGTTGGCTGCACAAATAAGTTAGTTTTATTTAGTTTGAAGTATCAGATCATTAATGAAGAATTCTCAATATTGGACTTTGAACGTTCTTTAATTATCCATATAGATAATATCACCCCTGTTGAAATTTCTTTTTGTATTGGATATGTCGCTGTCATGTCAGACTTAGAAGTTTTAATCCTAAAACTGGAGTCAGACCCCAAAAATGGAGAGAGTGTTAACCACCATCCACGTAAGACCAACAATCCAGTGAAACTGTCAGAAG acatcAGTAATGAAACTTTGCAGCTTGAGTCAGATGATTTTGTTATCTGCCAAAAGCCCATGGAACTTCTTGGTGAAAAAAGCCAACAGTCTGGAGTATCTGTTACGCTGGAGTCAACAGGATTAgctgatgaaaaaataaaatatttccacgTTCAGCACCTGCTCTACAG ACGTTTTGCTCCTGATATTTCATCCTATGTCTTGTCGGATGACATCAAGTTGCATTCACTTCAGCTGCTACCCATTTACCAAACAG GGTCTCTTACTTCTGAGAGAAAAAATTCATCTCAGGAAAAAGAGTTGCTGagcctcttttgttttttctcattacCTCATGTGGGCTATCTGTACATGGTTGTCAAATCTGTTGAATTAATGTCAGTCTACCAGTATCCTGAGAAGTCTCAGCAGGCGGTGCTCACACCACAATTTTTGCATGTCATCACGAG taACAACCTGCAGTGTTACACAGTGCGGTGCAGTGCGGCGGCCGCTCGGGAGGAGGACCCGTATGTGGACACCACCCTGAAG gcTTGCCCACCTGTCAGTATGGATGTCTGCGCTTTAAGAATACAGCTTTTCATAGGCTTGAAAGCCATCTGTCACTTTAAAAACCACGTTATACTTCTGACCAAGGCAGACCCTGAAACAATTCCAGAGAGAAGAGAGTCACCCAAGAGGCTTCT ttcTAGAAAAGGTACCAGTGTTAATCTCAAAACACCTCCTGTAGCTGAGGCTGGGTGGAATTTGTATATTGTGAATACGATCTCACCAGTGCAACTGTACAAAGAAATG GTAGACTACAGTAACACCTACAAGACTGCAAAAACGCAGAGCTGCATCCACCTTCTCAGCGAGGCTCACCTGTTAGTGAGAGCTGCCCTGATGGATGCCAGTCAGCTGGAACCTGGAGAAAAAGCAGAGCTTTTAGAAGCATTTAAAGAAAGCTGTGGGCACCTTGGAGACTGCTACAGCAG GCTTGACACCCAGTATTCCCACCTCGCCTTGCCATACTATAAGATGTCTGGTTTGTCTGTGGCTGAAGTTTTGGCCCGAGTGGACTGGGCAGTAGAGGATGGATCGCAGAAATACGAGAGGGGATTAATCTTTTACATTAATCATTCACTTTATGAAAACCTGGATGAAGAATTAAGTGAA GAATTGGCAGCAAAAGTGGTTCAGATGTTTTATGTCGCTGAGCCGAAGCAACTGCCCCATATTCTCTGTAGTCCTTCTATGAAGAATATTGATCCTTTAACTGCCATAAGCTATTTAAGGAAGCTGGATACTTCTGGATTTTCATCAGTCTTAGTGACGTTGACCAAGGCAGCAATGGCTTTGAAAATGAGAGATCTTGACATgcacagaaatgaaatgaaaagccaTTCAGAG ATGAAGTTGGTATGTGGCTTCATTCTGGAACCTCGGCTATTgattcaacagaggaaaggacagACTGTTCCAACTGAATTTGCAGTTCACTTGAAGGAGACTCAGCCTGGATTGCTTGTGGCTTCAGTCCTTGGCTTACAGAAGAACAACAAAATTGGAATTGAAGAAGCAGATTCCTTCTTTAAG GTGCTTTGTGGTAAAGATGAAGATACGATTCCTCAGCTCTTAGTAGACTTTTGGGAAGCTCAGCTGGTAGCATGTGTCCCGGATGTGGTACTTCAGGAGCTCTTTTTCAAGCTCACATCACAGTACATCTGGAGATTATCTAAGAGGCAGTCACCTGACACCACACCATTGAGAACATCAGAGGACCTG atAAACACCTGTAGTCATTGTGGCTTAATCAGTCCGTGGGTTAGTGTCTTAACATCATCCGAATCCTTGGCtgataaaaattatatggaaGACCTTTCAAAATTACAG